In Streptomyces sp. NBC_00683, the DNA window CGGTTCGTCGGCAGCGGGTCGGTGAGCCGCTCGGGCTCCACGTCCTGCAGCACCGCACTTCCGCCTCCGCCGACCACCGCCAGCGTGACCGCGGCCACCACCACGGCCATCGTGAGCAGCAAGAACCAGAACACGTGCATCTCCCCGGGAGCGGAAACCTGTCCGGGTCAGATCGTGCCATGCGGCACCGACAGTTAGGGTCGCAGGCGACCTACCGAGGAGGAACCAGGGATGCGAAGCGGTGCGCTCAGGCTTGGGCGGCGGGAATTCGGGCCGCACGAGCCGGTGATCATGGCGATCGTGAACCGGACCCCCGACTCCTTCTACGACCAGGGTGCGACGTTCCGCGACGAGCCCGCGCTCTCCCGGGTCGAACAGGCCGTGTCGGAGGGTGCCGCGATCATCGACATCGGCGGGGTGAAGGCCGGCCCCGGCGAGGAGGTGACGGCCGAGGAGGAGGCCCGCCGCACGGTCGGCTTCGTCGCCGAGGTGCGCCGCCGCCACCCGGATGTGGTGATCAGCGTGGACACCTGGCGCCATGACGTGGGCGAGGCCGTCTGCGAGGCCGGGGCGGACCTCCTGAACGACGCGTGGGGCGGCGTCGACCCGAAGCTCGCCGAGGTCGCGGCGCGGTACGGGGCGGGGCTCGTGTGCACGCACGCGGGCGGCGCCGAGCCGCGGACCCGGCCGCACCGGGTCACGTACGACGACGTGATGGCGGACATCCTGCGGGTGACGGTCGGCCTCGCCGAGCGGGCCGTCGGGCTCGGGGTGAGGCCGGACGGAATCATGATCGACCCCGGTCACGACTTCGGGAAGAACACCCGGCACTCGCTGGAGGCGACGCGCAGGCTGGGCGAGATGACGGCAACGGGCTGGCCGGTGCTGGTCTCGCTGTCCAACAAGGACTTCGTCGGGGAGACCCTCGACAAGCCGGTCAAGGAACGCGTGATCGGCACGCTCGCGACCACCGCCGTGTCGGCCTGGCTGGGCGCGCAGGTGTACCGGGTGCACGAGGTGGCGGAGACTCGCCAGGTCCTGGACATGGTGGCCTCCATCGCGGGCCACCGCGCGCCTGCGGTGGCCCGCCGGGGACTGGCTTAGCCGAGGGGGCGGGCGGGGGCGCCGGGACGGGCCCCTACCGGCCGACCTCCTTGGTCACCAGGGCGACCGCCTCGTCCACGTCGTCCGTGATGTGGAACAGCAGCAGATCCTTCTCGGACGCCTTGCCCTGGGCCACCACCGTGTCCCGCAGCCAGTCCACCAGCCCGCGCCAGTAGGCCGTGCCGAACAGCACGATCGGGAAGCGGGTCACCTTGCCTGTCTGCACGAGCGTCAGCGCCTCGAACAGTTCGTCCAGCGTGCCGAGGCCCCCGGGCAGGACGACGAAGCCTTGCGCGTACTTGACGAACATCGTCTTTCGAACGAAGAAGTACCGGAAGTTGACGCCGATGTCGACGTGCGGGTTCAGTCCGGACTCGAACGGCAGCTCGATGCCGAGTCCGACGGAGACCCCCTTCGCCTCCCGGGCGCCCTTGTTCGCCGCTTC includes these proteins:
- the folP gene encoding dihydropteroate synthase, which produces MRSGALRLGRREFGPHEPVIMAIVNRTPDSFYDQGATFRDEPALSRVEQAVSEGAAIIDIGGVKAGPGEEVTAEEEARRTVGFVAEVRRRHPDVVISVDTWRHDVGEAVCEAGADLLNDAWGGVDPKLAEVAARYGAGLVCTHAGGAEPRTRPHRVTYDDVMADILRVTVGLAERAVGLGVRPDGIMIDPGHDFGKNTRHSLEATRRLGEMTATGWPVLVSLSNKDFVGETLDKPVKERVIGTLATTAVSAWLGAQVYRVHEVAETRQVLDMVASIAGHRAPAVARRGLA
- a CDS encoding TIGR00730 family Rossman fold protein — protein: MGNPEDARIPEGAQVPEGAVRPEEQRLGPVLRRRDQVQPGTTDQRLLDSEGDSEWVHTDPWRVMRIQSEFVEGFGALAELPSAISVFGSARTPADGPDYEAGVQIGRALVEAGFAVITGGGPGAMEAANKGAREAKGVSVGLGIELPFESGLNPHVDIGVNFRYFFVRKTMFVKYAQGFVVLPGGLGTLDELFEALTLVQTGKVTRFPIVLFGTAYWRGLVDWLRDTVVAQGKASEKDLLLFHITDDVDEAVALVTKEVGR